One Actinomycetota bacterium DNA window includes the following coding sequences:
- a CDS encoding EamA family transporter encodes MNTAESRRPDLLTLGGFGAVVLLAGSNLVVVRFSNRVLPPFFGAGIRFLAASGLLFVWVVFRKLPLPTRRELPGTLLFGLLGFAGFFAFGYWALVYLPAGIAGTLAASVPLLTLFFAAAQGLERITLRGLAGGAIAMAGIAVMLGAPSAAGVAIGPALSILAAAACDAEANVVVKKLPLGHPVSTNAVGMVAGSFILLALSAIVGESWSLPADASTWWALAYLVTFGSVALFVLFLWTIERWTASGMSFMFVLMPVVATVLGIFLLDEPVTASAAAGGLLVLLGVFVGALSGGAGADHQAPRRARG; translated from the coding sequence GTGAACACTGCCGAGTCCCGAAGGCCCGATCTCCTCACTCTGGGGGGCTTCGGCGCTGTGGTCCTGCTGGCCGGCAGCAACCTGGTGGTCGTCCGCTTTTCCAACCGGGTCCTGCCCCCGTTCTTCGGGGCGGGGATTCGGTTCCTGGCGGCGTCGGGCCTGTTGTTCGTGTGGGTCGTCTTCCGGAAGCTGCCGCTTCCCACCCGGCGGGAGCTTCCGGGGACACTGCTGTTCGGCCTGCTCGGGTTCGCCGGCTTCTTCGCCTTCGGGTACTGGGCTCTGGTCTACCTGCCGGCCGGTATCGCCGGCACGCTGGCCGCTTCGGTGCCCTTGCTGACGCTGTTCTTCGCCGCGGCGCAGGGCCTGGAGAGAATCACCCTCCGGGGCCTGGCCGGCGGCGCAATCGCTATGGCCGGCATCGCCGTCATGCTGGGCGCCCCCTCGGCGGCCGGGGTGGCGATCGGGCCGGCGCTGTCCATCCTGGCGGCGGCCGCCTGCGACGCCGAGGCCAATGTTGTCGTCAAAAAGCTCCCGCTCGGGCACCCGGTGTCGACAAACGCGGTCGGGATGGTTGCCGGATCGTTCATCCTGCTGGCCCTTTCGGCAATCGTCGGGGAGAGCTGGTCGCTGCCTGCCGACGCCTCCACGTGGTGGGCGCTGGCCTACCTGGTGACGTTCGGCTCGGTGGCACTGTTCGTCCTCTTCTTATGGACGATCGAGCGGTGGACCGCTTCGGGGATGTCGTTCATGTTCGTGCTGATGCCGGTCGTGGCCACCGTCCTGGGAATCTTCCTTTTGGATGAGCCGGTCACCGCATCGGCAGCAGCCGGCGGGTTGTTGGTCCTGTTGGGGGTCTTCGTCGGCGCGCTGAGCGGCGGCGCCGGAGCGGACCATCAAGCACCCCGGCGTGCCCGGGGCTAA
- a CDS encoding methyltransferase domain-containing protein translates to MPGQVEGQKVAATVYNPGPQTYEASLVPRIFGPWAERLVDAAGLVAGERVLDVACGTGIVARTAAGRVGPGGTVVGVDVNPAMLELARKLGGGSIEFLESNAQTLPFDDSSFDVAFCQQGLQFFEDRPAAVGEIYRVTTPRGRAVCAVWRGQDHHPAMAIVDRVMAPYLPPETLEGSDAPFWLGDINEVRSLFQGAGFSSVHIRTHINEVRFPSAKEMLNGLTGAHAPLAGAIAALDDQVREAMYRDVAEAFAGDTDDDGVMFPMSGALVVAKKQP, encoded by the coding sequence ATGCCTGGCCAGGTGGAGGGACAAAAGGTCGCCGCGACGGTTTACAACCCCGGCCCGCAAACTTACGAGGCAAGTCTGGTGCCCCGCATATTCGGGCCCTGGGCCGAGCGGCTGGTGGACGCAGCCGGCCTGGTCGCCGGGGAGCGGGTGCTGGACGTGGCGTGCGGAACCGGGATTGTCGCCCGTACGGCGGCCGGCCGGGTGGGCCCCGGCGGCACTGTGGTCGGCGTGGACGTCAACCCGGCGATGCTGGAGCTGGCGCGAAAGCTCGGCGGCGGATCGATCGAGTTCTTGGAGAGCAACGCCCAGACCCTCCCCTTCGACGACTCGTCGTTCGATGTGGCCTTCTGCCAGCAGGGCCTGCAGTTCTTCGAAGACCGGCCGGCGGCGGTGGGGGAGATCTACCGGGTCACGACTCCCCGGGGAAGAGCGGTGTGCGCAGTCTGGCGGGGGCAGGATCATCACCCGGCCATGGCCATCGTGGACCGGGTGATGGCCCCATATCTGCCGCCGGAGACGCTGGAGGGATCGGATGCACCCTTCTGGTTGGGCGACATCAACGAGGTGCGAAGCCTGTTCCAGGGGGCCGGGTTCTCATCTGTCCACATCCGCACCCACATCAACGAGGTCAGATTCCCCTCTGCGAAGGAGATGTTAAACGGGTTGACCGGAGCGCATGCGCCTCTCGCCGGAGCGATCGCTGCGTTGGACGACCAGGTGCGGGAGGCGATGTACCGGGACGTTGCAGAAGCGTTCGCCGGCGACACCGACGACGACGGCGTGATGTTCCCGATGAGCGGCGCCCTGGTGGTGGCGAAGAAGCAGCCCTGA